A genomic segment from Nitrospirota bacterium encodes:
- a CDS encoding aminotransferase class III-fold pyridoxal phosphate-dependent enzyme, with protein sequence TYTGNQLACSAALANLEIFKKEKTMQKMQRKVEILKKELAEISDFPQVGDVRQKGFMVGIELVKNKKTKEPYKIEEKIGWKVCCIASGKGLIIRPLGNIIVLMPPLSISNQELKSLVQITAESIREATG encoded by the coding sequence TACTTATACCGGAAACCAGCTTGCATGCTCCGCTGCCCTTGCAAATCTTGAAATTTTCAAAAAAGAAAAGACAATGCAAAAGATGCAGAGGAAGGTTGAGATTTTGAAAAAAGAACTTGCAGAAATATCTGATTTTCCCCAGGTCGGAGATGTAAGGCAAAAAGGTTTTATGGTTGGGATAGAGCTTGTGAAGAACAAAAAAACAAAAGAGCCGTATAAGATTGAGGAAAAAATCGGCTGGAAGGTCTGCTGTATTGCAAGTGGAAAGGGACTTATCATAAGGCCGCTTGGAAATATCATTGTTCTGATGCCGCCATTAAGCATCTCAAATCAGGAGCTAAAAAGTCTTGTCCAAATAACCGCAGAGTCAATCAGGGAAGCAACGGGATAA